The stretch of DNA AGGGCCACCGCCGCGCGCACGGCGCGCAGGTCCTCCAGGCTGCCCTGGAAGAACGGCGCGTCGGTGAGCACCGAAAGGCATGCGGCGCCGCCGGCCAGGTAACTGCGGGCCAAGGCGGGCGGGTCGAAATCGGCCCGCAGCAGGCCCTTGCTGGGCGAAGCGCGCTTGATCTCGGCGATTACCGCCGCCTGACCGGCACCGACGCGGGCCGCCAGCGCCGCGGCAAAGCCACGAGTCGGCGGCATGGCCTCGGCCTCGCGCCGCAGCTCGGGCAACGGCCTTGCGCGGCGCGCGGCGGCCACCTCGTCTGCCTTGGCGGCGAGGATTTTCTTCAGTACATCCGGCGTGTTCATGCCGCCTCCAGACGCTGCGACAGGGCCGCCAGGGCACCCACTCGATGCAGCGCGGCGCCGCTGGCCAGCACCTCGCCAGCGCGCTGCACGCCGCTGGCGAGCGAATCGGCAAGGCCCGCCACATACAGCGCCGCGCCGGCATTCAGGGCCACGATGTCGCGCGCCGGCCCCGGCGTGCCGGCCAGGGCCTCCCGCAACAGGGCCACGCTGGCGGTCACGTCGGCCACTGCCAGGCGCTCGCTGGCCACCCGCGCAAAGCCGAACTGCTCCGGCTCGACGCGGTAGCTACGCACGGCGCCGTCCCTGAGTTCCGCCACCTCAGTGGCAGCGCCCAGGCTGATCTCGTCCAGACCATCGTCGGCATGCACCACCAGCACGTGGCGGCTGCCCAGGCGTGCCAGCACCTGCGCGATCGGCTCCACCAGCGCGGCGTCGTACACACCCACCACCTGGCCCAGTGGTCGGGCCGGGTTGGTCAGGGGCCCGAGCAGATTGAACAGCGTACGGATGGCGATGTCGCGGCGCGGCCCCAGCGCATGGCGCGAGGCGCCGTGATGCGCCGGCGCGAACATGAAGCCGAAACCGACCTCGTCGATGCAGCG from Immundisolibacter sp. encodes:
- the trpD gene encoding anthranilate phosphoribosyltransferase; its protein translation is MSVAAALARVVAGTDLDQAQMAAAMRSIMSGEATPAQIGGLLVALRMKGETVVEIAAAAQVMREFAVPVEVAPERLVDTCGTGGDGAGLFNVSTAAGFVVAAAGGRVAKHGNRSVSSSSGSADVLEALGVRIALSPAAIARCIDEVGFGFMFAPAHHGASRHALGPRRDIAIRTLFNLLGPLTNPARPLGQVVGVYDAALVEPIAQVLARLGSRHVLVVHADDGLDEISLGAATEVAELRDGAVRSYRVEPEQFGFARVASERLAVADVTASVALLREALAGTPGPARDIVALNAGAALYVAGLADSLASGVQRAGEVLASGAALHRVGALAALSQRLEAA